In one Hymenobacter sp. DG25B genomic region, the following are encoded:
- a CDS encoding helix-turn-helix domain-containing protein, whose product MCTDYTGYSTFVIKAVAIFLIMVERIKTLLATRQLTPTQFADAIGVGRPIISHILTGRNKPSLEVVQKILAAFPDLSVSWLLSGQGEMQGLGTSSNGDSELKTAQKTVVKEKPPKQQSARPSLFEPAQPDVGKIIVPEVAKNVVPEAAPQSTPALEAPSAQVTTLPLPVSPPTQDNASALLTGIAEPGKAIRRIVIFYQDGTFSAYQPE is encoded by the coding sequence TTGTGTACAGATTACACGGGATATTCTACATTTGTAATCAAAGCTGTAGCTATTTTTCTTATTATGGTAGAACGCATTAAAACCCTGCTGGCCACGCGCCAGCTTACTCCTACCCAGTTTGCGGATGCTATTGGAGTGGGACGTCCTATCATCAGCCACATTTTAACTGGCCGGAACAAGCCCAGTCTGGAGGTAGTGCAGAAAATCCTGGCGGCCTTTCCTGATTTAAGCGTTTCCTGGCTTCTTTCAGGGCAAGGAGAGATGCAGGGCCTGGGTACAAGCTCAAATGGAGACAGTGAGCTTAAAACAGCGCAAAAAACTGTAGTGAAGGAAAAGCCTCCTAAGCAACAGTCTGCCAGACCCTCATTATTTGAGCCAGCACAGCCTGATGTGGGTAAGATTATTGTGCCCGAAGTAGCGAAAAACGTGGTTCCGGAAGCTGCTCCTCAAAGCACCCCGGCCCTGGAGGCTCCTTCTGCTCAGGTTACAACTTTGCCGCTCCCGGTATCTCCGCCCACTCAGGACAACGCCTCCGCTTTACTGACTGGAATAGCTGAACCAGGCAAAGCTATCCGGCGCATTGTCATCTTTTATCAGGATGGTACCTTCTCCGCGTATCAGCCAGAGTAA
- a CDS encoding M1 family metallopeptidase produces the protein MPTSAALPLPADPHSYARPTEVSVRHLMLDLSVDFRTHILSGEATWQLQDLSEAATLWLDTRDLQIDAVSVGDHKHDTSTTWELGQPDAILGQSLRIALPAGTSQVTIRYRTAPGAAALQWLTPAQTAGQQQPFLFTQSQAILARTWLPCQDSPGVRFTYEATVRVPSHLLALMSAENPQMRNALGEYHFRMTQPIPAYLMALAVGDLAFTPLSGRTGIYAEPITLPTATSEFADLDKMVAAAEELYGPYQWERYDLLVLPPSFPFGGMENPRLTFVTPTILAGDRSLTSLVAHELAHSWSGNLVTNATWNDFWLNEGFTVYFERRIMEKLYGRPYADMLQVLGHTSLLHTLAELGPASADTHLHLNLAGRDPDEGLNEIAYEKGDYLLLTLEHLVGRDELDAFIKEYFARHRFQSMDTASFLAYLRRQLLNQHSGLEEKLQLSAWVDAPGIPTVAPPVTSERFTLVEQARQDWLDGTPATLLSTKGWSSHEWVHFLQGLPDPLSSDKLAELDAAFQLTHSGNSEILAAWFPHTLAAGYHPADAALESFLTRVGRRKFLVPLYKALLAAPDGHERAQAVYTQARPNYHSVASGTLDVLLGRS, from the coding sequence ATGCCTACTTCTGCTGCCTTGCCGCTGCCCGCCGATCCGCACAGCTATGCCCGCCCTACGGAGGTGAGCGTGCGCCATCTGATGCTTGATTTGAGTGTTGATTTCCGTACCCATATACTTTCCGGAGAAGCTACCTGGCAGCTGCAAGACCTGAGCGAGGCCGCCACGCTGTGGCTGGATACCCGCGACCTGCAGATAGACGCCGTTAGTGTGGGCGACCACAAGCATGACACATCTACTACCTGGGAGCTGGGGCAGCCCGATGCTATCCTGGGCCAGTCCCTGCGCATTGCGCTGCCGGCCGGCACCAGCCAGGTCACCATCCGCTACCGCACCGCGCCCGGGGCCGCCGCTCTGCAGTGGCTGACGCCGGCGCAGACGGCCGGGCAGCAGCAGCCCTTTTTGTTTACCCAGTCGCAGGCAATTCTGGCGCGTACCTGGCTGCCATGCCAGGACTCGCCCGGGGTGCGCTTCACCTATGAAGCCACCGTACGCGTGCCCTCCCACCTGCTGGCTTTAATGAGTGCCGAAAACCCGCAGATGCGCAACGCGCTGGGCGAATACCATTTTCGCATGACGCAGCCTATTCCGGCCTATCTCATGGCCCTGGCGGTTGGGGATCTGGCCTTCACGCCCCTGAGCGGGCGCACCGGCATTTATGCAGAACCGATAACCCTGCCCACCGCTACCAGTGAGTTTGCAGACCTTGATAAAATGGTGGCGGCCGCCGAAGAGCTGTACGGACCTTATCAGTGGGAACGATACGATTTGCTGGTGCTTCCGCCCAGCTTTCCCTTCGGGGGAATGGAAAACCCCCGTTTAACATTTGTAACGCCCACCATTCTGGCCGGCGACCGAAGCCTGACCAGTCTGGTGGCCCATGAGCTGGCCCACTCCTGGTCCGGCAACCTGGTGACGAATGCCACTTGGAACGACTTCTGGCTGAACGAGGGCTTTACCGTTTACTTTGAGCGGCGCATTATGGAAAAGCTCTACGGCCGCCCCTACGCGGATATGCTGCAGGTACTGGGACACACCTCCCTGCTGCACACCCTGGCAGAGCTAGGCCCGGCCAGCGCCGACACCCATCTGCATTTGAACCTGGCCGGCCGCGACCCCGACGAAGGGCTGAATGAAATTGCCTACGAAAAAGGCGACTACCTTCTCCTGACCCTGGAGCACCTGGTGGGCCGCGACGAGCTGGATGCCTTTATTAAGGAATACTTTGCCCGGCACCGTTTTCAGTCTATGGATACCGCCTCGTTTTTGGCCTACCTCCGGCGCCAGCTGCTGAATCAGCATTCGGGCCTGGAAGAAAAGCTCCAGCTTTCGGCCTGGGTGGATGCCCCCGGCATTCCCACCGTAGCGCCGCCCGTAACCTCCGAGCGTTTCACGCTGGTAGAACAGGCCCGGCAGGATTGGCTGGACGGTACGCCCGCTACCCTGCTTTCCACCAAAGGCTGGAGCAGCCACGAATGGGTTCATTTCCTGCAGGGCCTGCCGGATCCGTTGTCTTCCGACAAGCTGGCCGAGCTGGATGCGGCCTTTCAGCTTACGCATTCGGGTAACTCCGAAATTCTGGCGGCCTGGTTTCCGCACACGCTGGCCGCTGGCTACCACCCCGCCGATGCCGCGCTGGAATCTTTTCTGACCCGCGTAGGGCGGCGCAAGTTTCTGGTGCCCCTCTACAAAGCACTTTTAGCCGCGCCCGATGGTCATGAGCGGGCGCAGGCCGTATATACGCAGGCCCGCCCCAACTACCACTCCGTAGCCAGTGGAACACTGGATGTTCTGCTGGGGCGTTCGTAA
- a CDS encoding MBL fold metallo-hydrolase, whose amino-acid sequence MTIHPLDTGLFKLDGGAMFGVVPKSMWQKLNPPDANNMCTWAMRCLLVEDGNRLVLVDNGIGDKQDEKFRGHFYLHGEGSLEKSLRQLGYTSSDITDVFLTHLHFDHCGGSVIRTAENKLEVAFRNATYWSNEAHWEWAVHPNAREKASFLTENILPIQESGQLKFIQPRAGVPEPLSVFREIIFADGHTEKMMVPLLKYKGRTVAFMADLLPSTGHIPLPYVMAYDVRPLLTLDEKERVLRRAADENWVLVLEHDATVECCTVQHTDKGIRLAETFRFADL is encoded by the coding sequence ATGACGATTCATCCGCTCGATACCGGTCTGTTTAAGTTGGATGGCGGCGCCATGTTCGGCGTGGTGCCCAAATCCATGTGGCAGAAGCTCAACCCGCCCGATGCCAACAACATGTGCACCTGGGCCATGCGCTGCCTGCTGGTGGAGGATGGCAACCGACTGGTACTGGTGGATAATGGCATTGGCGACAAGCAGGACGAGAAGTTTCGTGGGCATTTTTACCTGCATGGCGAAGGCTCCCTGGAAAAATCACTCCGCCAGCTGGGCTATACCTCCTCTGATATTACGGATGTGTTTCTGACGCACCTGCATTTCGACCATTGTGGCGGTTCCGTCATTCGAACAGCCGAGAATAAGCTGGAAGTAGCCTTTCGCAACGCTACGTATTGGTCAAATGAGGCGCATTGGGAGTGGGCCGTACACCCCAACGCCCGCGAGAAAGCCAGTTTCCTGACGGAAAACATTTTACCCATTCAGGAAAGTGGGCAGCTGAAGTTTATCCAGCCCCGAGCCGGGGTGCCGGAGCCGCTATCTGTGTTCCGGGAAATCATTTTTGCCGATGGCCACACGGAAAAAATGATGGTGCCCCTGTTGAAGTACAAAGGCCGCACCGTGGCGTTTATGGCCGATTTGCTGCCCAGCACGGGGCATATTCCCCTGCCGTATGTTATGGCCTACGATGTGCGGCCTCTGCTAACGCTGGATGAAAAGGAGCGGGTGCTCCGCCGCGCGGCCGATGAAAACTGGGTACTGGTGCTGGAGCATGACGCTACGGTGGAATGCTGCACCGTACAGCACACCGATAAGGGCATACGCCTGGCGGAAACCTTCCGCTTCGCTGATTTATAA
- a CDS encoding NUDIX domain-containing protein — MHVTHRQLLHNGHYKLSQLTVQDGACELRRERFEPGQAVAALVLDTHRQEYILVRQYRVGAEDEMLEIPAGVLDHEGEAPEEAMRREIMEEIGYQVDKMELIAGFYPSPGNSAEFIHLYYAEVSRQTAEGGGAAAENEKIEIVRLPLDKLLQQPIQDGKTWLAIQWAQLQSKPD; from the coding sequence ATGCACGTTACGCACCGACAACTACTCCATAATGGGCATTATAAGCTTAGCCAACTGACCGTTCAGGATGGTGCTTGTGAGTTGCGACGGGAGCGGTTTGAGCCTGGCCAGGCGGTAGCCGCGCTGGTTCTGGACACTCATCGGCAGGAATATATTCTGGTGCGCCAGTACCGGGTGGGGGCCGAAGATGAGATGCTGGAAATACCGGCCGGCGTGCTAGACCACGAGGGAGAAGCCCCGGAAGAAGCCATGCGCCGCGAGATTATGGAAGAAATTGGCTATCAGGTAGATAAAATGGAGCTGATAGCCGGCTTTTACCCTTCGCCCGGCAATAGCGCCGAGTTTATCCATTTGTATTACGCCGAAGTAAGCCGGCAAACCGCGGAAGGCGGCGGGGCTGCTGCCGAAAATGAGAAGATAGAGATAGTGCGCCTGCCATTGGATAAGCTACTTCAGCAGCCTATTCAGGATGGCAAAACCTGGCTAGCTATTCAATGGGCGCAGCTGCAATCTAAGCCGGATTAA
- a CDS encoding glycosyltransferase family 4 protein, whose protein sequence is MNILFLTPYPHGKAPSQRFRFEQYLPLLTAAGHTYTLASFVSEKTWAILYKPGHTFAKALGILGGFASRIGQLFTLSGYDYVFIHREASPIGPPVFEWLIANVFRKKIIYDFDDAIWIPNTSEANKIVAGIKWHDKVGSICRWAYKVSCGNAYLRSFAARYNPQAYINPTTIDTLHLHNEVKDQQTEQIVIGWTGTHSTMKYLEQVVPVLARLEQKYAFEFRVISNQAPTLPLKSLRFLPWRKDTEIKDLLSFNIGLMPLEDDPWAKGKCAFKALQYMALGVPALVSPVGMNTEVVTDGVNGYICSTPEQWYQALERLIQDAPLRTRFGEAARNTIETRYSVKSNEANFLSLFS, encoded by the coding sequence ATGAATATACTTTTCCTGACTCCCTATCCGCACGGGAAAGCACCTTCCCAGCGGTTTCGGTTTGAACAATATTTACCCTTGCTGACGGCGGCTGGCCATACCTATACTCTGGCCTCCTTTGTCTCGGAGAAAACCTGGGCTATTTTATACAAGCCGGGGCATACGTTTGCCAAGGCCCTGGGTATTCTGGGGGGCTTTGCTTCCCGCATCGGTCAGCTGTTCACTTTATCTGGCTACGATTATGTCTTTATTCACCGGGAGGCGTCCCCCATTGGTCCGCCGGTATTTGAATGGCTGATAGCCAACGTCTTCCGGAAGAAGATTATTTATGACTTTGATGATGCCATCTGGATTCCCAACACTTCGGAAGCCAATAAGATAGTAGCCGGCATCAAATGGCACGATAAAGTGGGCAGCATCTGCCGGTGGGCCTATAAAGTGAGCTGTGGTAACGCCTACCTGCGCAGTTTCGCGGCCCGGTACAACCCGCAGGCCTACATCAATCCTACCACAATTGATACCCTGCACCTGCACAACGAAGTAAAAGACCAGCAGACAGAACAGATAGTAATAGGGTGGACGGGTACGCATTCTACCATGAAATACCTGGAGCAGGTGGTGCCAGTGCTGGCCCGGCTGGAGCAAAAGTATGCTTTTGAATTCCGGGTCATTTCTAACCAGGCGCCCACCTTACCGCTCAAGTCCTTGCGCTTTCTGCCCTGGCGGAAAGACACGGAAATCAAGGATCTGTTGAGCTTTAATATTGGCCTGATGCCTTTGGAAGACGACCCTTGGGCCAAAGGAAAATGCGCCTTCAAAGCCTTGCAGTATATGGCCCTGGGGGTACCGGCCCTGGTTTCGCCGGTAGGCATGAACACAGAAGTTGTAACGGATGGCGTAAACGGCTATATCTGCTCTACACCTGAGCAATGGTACCAGGCCCTGGAAAGGCTGATTCAGGATGCACCTTTGCGCACACGCTTTGGCGAGGCTGCCCGAAATACCATTGAAACCCGCTACTCTGTTAAGTCAAACGAAGCCAATTTCCTGTCCTTATTCAGCTAA
- a CDS encoding acetyl-CoA carboxylase carboxyltransferase subunit alpha: MLLDFEQPIAALEGKLREMQQLAHDSQVDVSEAVAALEAKIKALKKETYANLTRWQRVQLSRHPDRPYTLDYIDGMTSNFVELHGDRTVGDDKAMVGGFAELGGRTVMVIGQQKGRNTKQRQFRNFGMPNPEGYRKALRLMKLAEKFNKPIITLIDTPGAFPGLEAEERGQGEAIARNLKEMFLLKVPVICIIIGEGASGGALGIAIGDRVLMLENTWYSVISPESCSSILWRSWNYKEQAAEALKLTATDMLQARLVDGIVKEPLGGAHTDAKRMVDTLKKTLLKTLEELDALPYDERISQRIDKFAAMGVVVE, from the coding sequence ATGCTCCTCGATTTCGAACAACCCATCGCCGCCCTCGAAGGCAAGCTCCGCGAAATGCAACAACTGGCGCACGATAGCCAGGTAGATGTATCTGAAGCGGTAGCCGCTCTCGAAGCCAAAATAAAAGCCCTCAAAAAGGAAACCTATGCCAACCTCACCCGCTGGCAGCGCGTGCAACTCTCCCGCCACCCCGACCGTCCCTACACGCTCGATTACATTGATGGAATGACCTCCAACTTTGTAGAGCTGCACGGCGACCGGACCGTGGGCGACGACAAAGCCATGGTAGGCGGCTTTGCTGAGCTGGGTGGCCGCACCGTCATGGTGATTGGGCAGCAGAAAGGCCGTAACACCAAGCAGCGCCAGTTCCGCAACTTTGGCATGCCCAACCCCGAGGGCTACCGCAAAGCCCTGCGCCTGATGAAGCTGGCTGAAAAATTTAACAAGCCCATCATCACCCTTATTGATACGCCCGGCGCATTCCCCGGCCTGGAAGCCGAGGAGAGGGGGCAGGGCGAGGCCATTGCGCGCAATCTGAAGGAAATGTTCCTGCTGAAAGTGCCCGTTATCTGCATCATCATTGGCGAAGGCGCTTCGGGTGGTGCGTTGGGCATTGCCATTGGCGACCGGGTACTGATGCTGGAAAATACCTGGTATTCGGTTATTTCGCCGGAGTCCTGCTCCAGCATTTTGTGGCGCTCCTGGAACTACAAAGAGCAGGCCGCGGAAGCCCTGAAGCTGACCGCTACCGATATGCTGCAGGCCAGGCTGGTAGACGGCATCGTGAAAGAACCACTTGGTGGTGCCCACACGGACGCTAAAAGGATGGTGGATACGTTGAAAAAGACCCTCCTCAAAACCCTGGAAGAGCTGGACGCGCTGCCCTACGATGAACGCATCAGTCAGCGCATAGACAAGTTTGCCGCCATGGGCGTAGTAGTAGAATAA
- a CDS encoding cyanophycinase, which produces MKTQKPLGKLIAVGGNEDKGTYSSPRVRKKYYLNFFELGILKRVVTESHKTDPRIEVVTTASMIPVEVGTIYTSSFGMLNCHNVGVMDIRTPEDARLPEYLERLRTCDIIMFSGGNQSRLKQMFGDSPFLDLLTSRYYTEPNFVVAGTSAGAMAMSQIMITGGSVPDALLKGAVKIGTGLALIDDVVIDSHFVKRGRFGRLIEAVSLHHKLIGIGLGEDTGVLITDGNLIETIGSNLVIIMDGHNIGHNNAPTVKNGTALSLEGMTMHVLAKGNVYDIEERRFYCDRQTHQQHMLTLAESSHAGH; this is translated from the coding sequence TTGAAAACACAAAAACCTCTTGGGAAACTGATTGCCGTTGGAGGCAATGAAGATAAGGGCACTTACTCCAGCCCCCGGGTACGGAAGAAGTACTACCTCAATTTCTTTGAGCTGGGCATTCTGAAGCGGGTGGTAACCGAGTCGCACAAAACCGACCCGCGCATTGAGGTGGTGACCACGGCTTCCATGATTCCGGTGGAAGTGGGTACTATCTACACGTCATCCTTCGGGATGCTGAACTGCCACAATGTGGGCGTGATGGATATCCGCACCCCGGAAGACGCGCGCCTGCCGGAATACCTGGAGCGCCTGCGCACCTGCGACATTATCATGTTCAGCGGGGGCAATCAGTCCCGGCTGAAACAAATGTTTGGCGACAGCCCGTTTCTGGACCTGCTGACCAGCCGCTATTACACGGAGCCCAACTTTGTGGTGGCTGGCACAAGTGCCGGCGCCATGGCTATGTCGCAAATCATGATTACCGGCGGTAGTGTGCCGGATGCCCTTCTGAAAGGTGCCGTTAAAATCGGAACCGGCCTGGCCCTGATTGATGATGTGGTGATTGACTCCCACTTTGTAAAGCGGGGCCGCTTTGGCCGTTTGATTGAAGCCGTCAGCCTGCATCACAAGCTCATTGGCATTGGCCTGGGCGAGGATACCGGCGTGCTGATTACAGATGGCAATCTGATTGAAACCATCGGCTCCAACCTGGTTATTATTATGGATGGCCACAACATAGGCCATAACAACGCCCCTACCGTGAAGAATGGCACTGCCCTTTCTTTGGAAGGTATGACGATGCACGTGCTGGCGAAAGGCAACGTGTATGATATCGAGGAACGGCGCTTTTACTGCGACCGGCAAACGCACCAGCAACACATGCTTACGCTGGCGGAAAGCTCGCACGCGGGCCATTAG
- a CDS encoding DEAD/DEAH box helicase gives MSFDELNLIDPILRALQEEGYTTPTPIQQQAIPHVLDGRDLLGVAQTGTGKTAAFTVPILQVLHQTAQVERHSQSRIRCLVLTPTRELAIQIGESFAAYGRHLKMRHTVIFGGVGQLPQTNALNRGVEVLIATPGRLLDLMSQGFVDLRHIEVFVLDEADRMLDMGFINDIKRILPKLPTSRQTLFFSATMPSQIQQLADSILRPNPVKVAVTPVSSTAETVKQAVYLVEKNDKPALLEHLLGDKSIRRVLVFTRTKHGADRVVKTLAKASIPAEAIHGNKSQNHRQRALSNFKAGSTRVLVATDIAARGIDVDELTHVINYEIPNEPETYVHRIGRTGRAGANGIALSFVEDEERAYLQDIQLLIRRQIDVVDKHPYTSSAVAPVPLHGGAPIKKPKGPAGRPARPGRGPREERPSRSHSDSNATSRPSRPSGHSGGNGSGGSGNRAASGGNGGPRRSFRGGNRSGGTGAGTR, from the coding sequence ATGTCTTTCGACGAATTGAATCTGATTGACCCTATTCTGCGCGCCTTGCAAGAAGAAGGGTATACTACTCCTACCCCTATTCAGCAGCAAGCTATACCGCACGTGCTGGATGGCCGCGACCTACTGGGCGTGGCGCAAACCGGCACCGGCAAAACCGCCGCCTTTACCGTTCCTATCCTGCAGGTATTGCACCAGACTGCTCAGGTAGAGCGTCATTCGCAGTCCCGTATTCGTTGCCTGGTGCTGACGCCCACCCGGGAGCTGGCCATTCAGATTGGGGAAAGCTTCGCCGCCTACGGCCGGCACCTGAAAATGCGCCACACCGTTATTTTCGGTGGTGTAGGTCAATTGCCCCAAACCAATGCCCTGAACCGCGGGGTGGAAGTCCTCATTGCCACCCCCGGTCGTTTGCTTGACCTGATGAGCCAGGGTTTTGTGGATCTGCGTCACATTGAAGTATTTGTGCTGGATGAAGCCGACCGCATGCTGGACATGGGCTTTATCAACGACATTAAGCGCATCCTGCCCAAGCTGCCCACCAGCCGCCAAACGCTGTTTTTCTCGGCTACTATGCCCAGCCAGATTCAGCAGCTGGCCGACAGCATTCTGCGCCCCAACCCCGTGAAGGTGGCGGTTACGCCCGTTTCCAGCACGGCAGAAACGGTAAAGCAGGCCGTATACCTGGTGGAGAAAAATGATAAGCCCGCCTTGCTGGAGCATTTGCTCGGTGATAAATCCATTCGCCGGGTACTGGTTTTCACGCGCACCAAGCACGGTGCCGACCGGGTGGTGAAAACTCTGGCCAAAGCCAGCATTCCGGCCGAGGCCATTCACGGTAACAAGTCGCAAAACCACCGGCAGCGTGCGCTGTCCAACTTCAAAGCCGGCTCCACCCGCGTGCTGGTGGCAACCGACATTGCGGCCCGCGGCATTGATGTGGATGAGCTAACCCACGTTATCAACTACGAAATTCCGAACGAGCCCGAAACCTACGTGCACCGCATTGGCCGCACGGGTCGCGCTGGCGCCAACGGCATTGCGCTTTCCTTTGTGGAAGATGAGGAGCGCGCCTATCTGCAGGATATCCAGCTGCTGATTCGTCGGCAGATTGACGTGGTGGATAAGCACCCCTACACCAGCAGCGCGGTAGCGCCCGTGCCGCTGCATGGCGGAGCGCCCATTAAAAAGCCCAAAGGCCCGGCTGGCCGCCCCGCACGCCCTGGCCGTGGGCCCCGGGAGGAACGCCCTTCCCGCTCCCATTCTGATTCCAATGCTACTTCCCGCCCTTCACGGCCTTCCGGGCACTCAGGAGGGAATGGTAGTGGTGGCTCCGGCAACCGTGCTGCCAGCGGTGGCAATGGCGGCCCCCGGCGCTCCTTCCGCGGCGGCAACCGCTCAGGCGGTACCGGCGCAGGCACCCGCTAA
- a CDS encoding murein L,D-transpeptidase: protein MKSPFASSFFSTFLLWVLSLSLLASTAACSDDQKSKIQSALPGIVSKPGGPQPKLDSVYVVRQMLAEPAFKDQLDWAKKFYRERDFRLGWFRNHELVPQAQTMLSVLDKAAEEGLDPKDYKVKDFNKLFAELEKAQQDTTRRNALEKEIDVALSGTYFNYASDFYRGTVDPRKTKGVDWRVKRNKIKLHKALMTILKERESTYPYYEFEPLHPEYDRLKKALADYRALQRNGGWVKIPATLKLKPGDASASVPLLRQRLLNEPAPAATPVTPVSNGGPNTQAAPAPKYDSELVNAVKEFQELNGLRPDGVVGGETLKQLNVPLEDRIEQIMLNMERWRWVPKRFEADYLLVNIPDYKLHVIENNKEVFDMRVIVGKTLNATPVFSDKMEYVVLAPYWNVPYSIIDKELRPKLAADPYSTLDRLDMEVVKGSGAKATPVDPGTIDWANLTEKTWRYTLRRRPGPQNDLGNVKFIFPNSDDIYLHDTPHDELFNQTKRGFSHGCVRVQDPIRLATYLLRNKSGWGESNIMSTISQGQEKYVSLPEKLPVYLVYFTSWVDEAGKVHFRDDIYGHDKSLAREYFD, encoded by the coding sequence ATGAAATCACCGTTTGCATCATCTTTTTTTTCCACTTTTCTGCTCTGGGTGCTCAGCCTGTCGCTTTTAGCGTCGACGGCTGCCTGCAGCGATGATCAGAAAAGTAAAATCCAGAGTGCCCTGCCGGGTATTGTTTCCAAGCCCGGCGGCCCGCAGCCCAAGCTGGATAGTGTATATGTGGTTCGCCAGATGCTGGCCGAGCCCGCTTTTAAAGACCAGCTGGACTGGGCCAAGAAATTCTACCGGGAGCGTGACTTTCGCTTAGGCTGGTTCCGCAACCATGAGTTGGTTCCGCAGGCGCAAACCATGCTTTCCGTCCTCGATAAAGCAGCCGAAGAAGGCCTGGACCCGAAGGATTACAAAGTAAAAGACTTCAATAAGCTGTTTGCTGAGCTGGAAAAAGCCCAGCAGGATACTACCCGGCGCAATGCGCTGGAGAAGGAAATTGATGTAGCCCTTTCCGGTACGTATTTTAACTATGCCTCTGATTTTTACCGCGGTACGGTGGACCCCCGCAAGACAAAAGGCGTGGATTGGCGGGTGAAGCGCAACAAAATCAAGTTGCACAAAGCCCTGATGACCATTCTGAAGGAGCGCGAAAGCACGTACCCGTACTACGAGTTTGAGCCTCTGCACCCCGAGTACGACCGGCTGAAAAAAGCCCTGGCCGATTACCGTGCTCTGCAGCGTAATGGCGGTTGGGTAAAGATCCCGGCCACGCTTAAGCTCAAGCCCGGTGATGCCTCAGCCAGCGTACCGCTGCTGCGCCAGCGCCTGCTGAACGAGCCAGCCCCGGCCGCTACTCCCGTTACGCCGGTATCTAATGGCGGCCCCAATACTCAGGCGGCTCCGGCACCTAAGTATGATAGTGAGCTGGTAAATGCCGTAAAAGAATTTCAGGAGCTCAACGGCCTGCGCCCCGACGGGGTAGTGGGTGGCGAGACGCTCAAGCAGCTTAACGTTCCTTTAGAAGACCGGATTGAGCAGATTATGCTGAATATGGAGCGGTGGCGCTGGGTGCCTAAGCGCTTCGAAGCCGACTATCTGTTGGTGAATATTCCGGACTACAAGCTACACGTTATCGAGAATAATAAAGAGGTTTTTGACATGCGGGTAATTGTGGGCAAGACCCTGAACGCAACGCCCGTGTTCAGCGACAAAATGGAATATGTAGTGCTGGCGCCTTACTGGAATGTGCCCTACAGCATCATCGATAAAGAGTTGCGTCCGAAGCTAGCGGCTGATCCTTACAGCACGCTGGATCGTCTGGATATGGAAGTAGTGAAAGGCTCCGGCGCTAAAGCTACGCCGGTTGACCCGGGCACCATTGACTGGGCCAACCTCACGGAGAAAACCTGGCGCTATACCCTGCGCCGCCGCCCCGGCCCGCAGAATGACCTGGGCAATGTGAAGTTTATCTTTCCGAATTCAGATGACATCTACCTGCACGATACGCCGCATGATGAGCTCTTCAACCAGACCAAGCGGGGCTTTAGCCACGGCTGCGTCCGTGTACAAGACCCCATCCGGCTGGCTACTTACCTGCTGCGCAATAAGAGCGGCTGGGGAGAGTCGAATATCATGAGCACTATCTCGCAGGGGCAGGAAAAATATGTGAGCCTACCGGAAAAGCTTCCGGTTTATCTGGTGTATTTCACCTCCTGGGTAGACGAAGCAGGGAAGGTGCATTTCCGCGACGACATCTACGGCCACGATAAATCTTTGGCCCGCGAGTATTTTGATTAG